The Azotosporobacter soli genome segment GCTTTGTTACTACCTGCCCCTGATTCCGTATCAGAAGTTCTAAGATTTGCGCTTCTTTTAGAGTTAACTGAATTACCATGCCGTTTTGAGTAACCTGCGCTCGCTGCGGATCAAAAACCATCTCTCCTATTGTCAGAACATTGTTGACGATTTCTGTATTTCTTCGCCGCGCTAACGCTTGCAATCGTGCGACCAGCTCCACATTAGAAAATGGTTTGACTAAATAATCGTCGGCTCCCGCATTTAATCCTTCTGCCCTGTCATTGGGCGTATCTTTTGCCGTCAAAAAAATAATCGGGGTATTGAACCCTAGTTTTCTAAATTCTTTGAGCAAAGACAATCCATCTAAACCAGGCAACATTCGATCCAGAATAATAATGTCGTAAACATTCGTGCAGGCCATTTCAATACCGATCTCACCGTCATTGGCAACATCGACAACAAATCCATTGTGTTTCAACAAATACGCTAGTGCATCCGCTAACTTCAGCTCATCTTCGATTAACAGTATTTTCACTACAACACCTACTTGGCCACAACCTTGTGTAAATTATCCATCCTTAGATAATCTACATTCTGACATAACTTTATTAAACTTTTATTAAATT includes the following:
- a CDS encoding response regulator transcription factor — its product is MKILLIEDELKLADALAYLLKHNGFVVDVANDGEIGIEMACTNVYDIIILDRMLPGLDGLSLLKEFRKLGFNTPIIFLTAKDTPNDRAEGLNAGADDYLVKPFSNVELVARLQALARRRNTEIVNNVLTIGEMVFDPQRAQVTQNGMVIQLTLKEAQILELLIRNQGQVVTKQRIIEKVWGYNSYAEESTINIYIHYLRKKIDLLNIKTVRGMGYYLQKCSNMAMAKGVLASAHSATS